In a genomic window of Cystobacter fuscus DSM 2262:
- a CDS encoding GNAT family N-acetyltransferase: protein MNGAHEPESDAFPTVRRAQPEDCPAILELMRSVYGDYNPYFDELDAWLADEVGQLGVAVLDDKVVGFGKLTCLAPGEWWIESIAVDKAYRRRGVARTLGFYGLSLWHERGSGSLRALIAGYNDPSFSYGEAFQFHRSARYVHLLASPEGTTHGFRPLTAADRDWAHERLTRSALWQHTAGLVECRWKWQSLTPEFLSKLIDAGEAFAWRGGEGVACMWRRRGVKEPELRVWFAGAPGNLGEMAREFRAFAATQLRDFGPEPSVIHWRVPDVPELIPTLEASGFRKRESFENTFYLVEYQK from the coding sequence ATGAATGGGGCGCACGAGCCCGAGTCCGATGCGTTTCCAACGGTGCGCAGGGCCCAACCCGAGGATTGCCCCGCCATCCTCGAGCTCATGCGTTCTGTGTATGGGGACTACAACCCCTACTTCGATGAGTTGGATGCCTGGCTGGCGGACGAGGTGGGCCAGCTCGGCGTCGCGGTGCTCGACGACAAGGTGGTGGGGTTTGGCAAGCTGACCTGTCTGGCGCCCGGCGAGTGGTGGATTGAGAGCATCGCCGTGGATAAGGCATACCGGCGCCGGGGCGTGGCCAGGACCCTCGGCTTCTATGGTCTCTCCCTCTGGCATGAGAGGGGTTCCGGGAGCCTGCGGGCACTGATCGCGGGCTACAACGATCCGAGCTTCAGCTATGGCGAAGCCTTTCAATTCCACCGTTCGGCCCGGTATGTCCATCTGCTCGCCTCCCCGGAGGGCACGACCCATGGCTTCCGCCCGTTGACCGCGGCGGATCGGGATTGGGCGCATGAGCGGCTCACCCGCTCGGCCCTCTGGCAGCACACCGCGGGGCTCGTCGAGTGCCGCTGGAAATGGCAATCCCTCACCCCGGAGTTCCTCTCCAAGTTGATCGACGCGGGAGAGGCCTTCGCCTGGCGGGGTGGGGAGGGAGTGGCTTGCATGTGGCGCCGTCGGGGCGTGAAGGAGCCCGAGCTGCGCGTCTGGTTCGCGGGTGCTCCGGGGAACCTCGGGGAGATGGCGCGAGAGTTCCGCGCGTTCGCGGCCACGCAGCTGCGCGACTTCGGACCGGAGCCCTCCGTCATCCACTGGCGGGTCCCCGACGTGCCCGAGCTCATTCCCACGCTCGAGGCCAGCGGCTTCCGCAAGCGTGAGAGCTTCGAGAACACCTTCTACCTAGTGGAGTACCAGAAATGA
- a CDS encoding aspartate aminotransferase family protein, with protein MTMTRLDPSEPRNAERAFHMNTYPRAPITVVRGEGLRVWDDQGREFLDFTSGLCVNTLGHCHPVVVEAVRAQVGTLIHATNGVYTLPQLELARLLVEHSALDKVFFCNSGAEANECAIKLARKWGRTRKGGAYEIITANTGFHGRTLGTMAATGHRHVQQDFEPLPEGFTQVEFNDLAALRDAITERTAAVLLEPIQGVNGVELATQEYLRGVRALCDEKGVLLMLDEIQSGVGRTGTLWAYEGYGIEPDVMTVAKGLGGGVAIGACLAKDAVAVFQPGDHASTFGGNPLACAAGRAVLQEVIARDLPGHARRLGERLRAGLGEIQAEPGHGITAVRGAGLWFGIEFGEGGANTVWERCLRRGMLLVRSGTGRALRVSPSLTVTEQECDRFLEVFRQAVRS; from the coding sequence ATGACGATGACCCGACTTGACCCCTCCGAGCCGAGGAACGCCGAGCGCGCGTTCCACATGAATACCTATCCGCGTGCGCCCATCACCGTGGTGCGCGGAGAGGGGCTCCGGGTGTGGGATGACCAGGGGCGCGAGTTCCTGGATTTTACCTCCGGCCTGTGCGTCAACACGCTCGGGCACTGCCACCCGGTGGTGGTGGAAGCCGTGCGCGCGCAGGTGGGCACGCTCATTCACGCCACCAATGGCGTGTACACGCTTCCCCAGCTGGAGCTGGCCCGGCTGCTGGTGGAGCACTCGGCGCTGGACAAGGTCTTCTTCTGCAACAGTGGCGCCGAGGCCAACGAGTGCGCCATCAAGCTGGCGCGCAAGTGGGGCCGCACGCGCAAGGGCGGCGCCTACGAGATCATCACCGCCAACACCGGCTTCCACGGGCGCACCCTGGGGACGATGGCCGCCACCGGGCACCGCCACGTGCAGCAGGACTTCGAGCCGCTCCCCGAGGGCTTCACGCAGGTGGAGTTCAACGATCTGGCGGCGCTTCGGGACGCCATCACGGAGCGGACGGCCGCCGTGCTGCTCGAGCCCATCCAGGGCGTCAACGGCGTGGAGCTGGCCACCCAGGAGTACCTCCGGGGGGTGCGCGCGCTGTGTGACGAGAAGGGCGTGTTGCTGATGCTCGATGAGATCCAGTCCGGTGTCGGGCGGACCGGCACGCTCTGGGCCTATGAGGGGTACGGAATCGAGCCGGACGTGATGACGGTGGCCAAGGGCCTGGGCGGTGGGGTGGCCATCGGCGCCTGTCTGGCCAAGGACGCCGTCGCCGTCTTCCAGCCCGGAGATCACGCCTCGACGTTCGGTGGCAACCCGCTGGCCTGCGCCGCCGGCCGGGCCGTGCTCCAGGAAGTCATCGCGAGGGATCTGCCCGGCCACGCGCGGCGCCTGGGCGAGCGGCTGCGGGCGGGACTGGGGGAGATCCAGGCGGAGCCGGGACACGGCATCACCGCGGTGCGTGGCGCCGGGCTGTGGTTCGGGATCGAGTTCGGCGAGGGCGGGGCGAACACCGTCTGGGAGCGCTGCCTCCGGCGGGGCATGCTGTTGGTGCGCTCGGGGACCGGGCGCGCCCTGCGCGTCTCGCCCTCGCTCACCGTCACGGAGCAGGAGTGTGATCGTTTCCTCGAGGTGTTCCGCCAGGCCGTCCGAAGCTGA
- a CDS encoding lantibiotic dehydratase: MSERQSSSGWTEHLAPLTPGWSVWRQIAVRGAGFPAALAEQVRQPESAQAVDALLRREADLRSQRLKASEVREALAPERARLEERLAAEAVRVGQALRDVARMPEFREAVVWQNRQALASALDVLLRRDVTERDSRTRQKEELVSKYLLRYCLKNDTIGFFGPLGWGRIEPEAEGFELQPGPELLSRRQTLFEHWCIDTLAERLSADARLRPWIAPRALPVVRLEGTRAVPMMGEPVELSAVAARALALCDGERTAREIASLLRREFPLEVPGEAEAWALLEEHRQQAWILWTLELPNIESHPERALRRLLERIDDTALRAEVLAPLDELDAHREQVARSVGNAEALARALDALNDAFTARTGEKAQRREGQTYAGRTLLYQDCNRDMTLTLGPALLQRLGPPLGLLLDSARWFTFQVGARYLASFERVFDELRADAPTVDFLMFHLGVSEFFPFISHRSGPYLKPDVAKDLIAELQARWTRLLNVKPGEQRIQRSSAELAAAARDLFAAPGPGWPGARYHAPDLMISASSPEALRRGEFFAVLGELHIALNTLESPVFFFQHPRPEELVRALEQDIPGPRISPAVPKDRATRAAIVPFNRNALEFVFDTTRSWRPSSQVLSVGTLVVERVEGQLQVRTRDGSWRCHVLEFYDWLLSIQFAGEMHLLPPQTHSPRVTIDDMVVSRETWHFTTARLPFLRLHDPTTRFLEARRWAQQHGLPDRVFYKTTNERKPFFLDLTSPLSLKSFVTMARASEDVVITEMLPTTEQLWLTDARGQSYTSELRMVMVDGQPWRPG; this comes from the coding sequence ATGAGCGAGCGGCAGTCGTCGAGTGGGTGGACCGAGCACCTGGCCCCGTTGACTCCAGGCTGGTCCGTGTGGCGGCAGATAGCGGTGCGCGGGGCGGGTTTCCCGGCGGCCCTGGCGGAGCAGGTGCGGCAGCCGGAGAGTGCCCAGGCCGTGGACGCGCTGCTGCGGCGGGAGGCGGACCTGCGCTCCCAGCGGCTCAAGGCCTCCGAGGTGCGGGAGGCGTTGGCGCCGGAGCGTGCCCGACTGGAGGAGCGGCTCGCGGCGGAGGCCGTGCGCGTGGGCCAGGCGCTGCGTGACGTGGCCCGCATGCCCGAGTTCCGCGAGGCCGTGGTCTGGCAGAACCGCCAGGCGCTGGCGAGCGCCCTGGATGTCCTGCTGCGGCGGGATGTCACCGAGCGCGATAGCCGCACCCGCCAGAAGGAGGAGCTGGTCTCCAAGTACCTGCTGCGCTACTGCCTCAAGAACGACACCATTGGCTTCTTCGGTCCGCTGGGCTGGGGGCGCATCGAGCCCGAGGCGGAGGGGTTCGAGCTCCAGCCCGGTCCGGAGCTGCTCAGCCGTCGGCAGACGCTCTTCGAGCACTGGTGCATCGACACCCTGGCCGAGCGGCTCTCGGCGGACGCGCGGCTGCGCCCGTGGATCGCGCCGCGCGCGCTTCCCGTGGTGCGGCTGGAGGGGACGCGTGCCGTGCCGATGATGGGTGAGCCGGTGGAGCTCAGCGCCGTCGCTGCTCGCGCCCTCGCGCTGTGTGACGGCGAGCGGACGGCCCGGGAGATCGCCTCGCTGCTGCGGCGGGAGTTCCCGCTCGAGGTGCCAGGCGAGGCCGAGGCCTGGGCTCTCCTGGAGGAGCACCGGCAGCAGGCGTGGATCCTCTGGACGCTGGAGCTGCCCAACATCGAGTCGCACCCCGAGCGCGCCCTGCGGCGGCTGCTGGAGCGGATCGACGACACGGCGCTGCGCGCGGAGGTGCTCGCGCCGCTGGACGAGCTGGACGCCCATCGGGAGCAGGTGGCGCGCAGCGTGGGAAACGCCGAGGCGCTCGCGCGCGCGCTCGATGCGCTCAATGACGCGTTCACCGCCCGCACGGGCGAGAAGGCACAGCGCCGCGAGGGCCAGACGTACGCGGGCCGCACGCTGCTCTACCAGGACTGCAACCGGGACATGACGCTCACGCTCGGCCCCGCGCTGCTCCAGCGCCTGGGCCCTCCGCTCGGGCTGCTGCTGGACAGCGCGCGCTGGTTCACCTTCCAGGTCGGTGCGCGCTACCTGGCCTCCTTCGAGCGCGTGTTCGACGAGCTGAGGGCCGACGCCCCCACGGTGGACTTCCTGATGTTCCACCTGGGCGTGAGCGAGTTCTTCCCCTTCATCTCCCACCGCTCGGGTCCCTACCTCAAGCCGGACGTGGCCAAGGATCTGATCGCCGAGTTGCAAGCGCGCTGGACCCGGCTGCTCAACGTGAAGCCTGGGGAGCAGCGCATCCAGCGCTCCTCCGCGGAGCTGGCCGCGGCGGCGCGGGATCTGTTCGCCGCGCCCGGGCCGGGTTGGCCCGGGGCCCGTTACCATGCACCGGACCTGATGATCTCCGCCTCGAGCCCGGAGGCGCTGCGGCGCGGGGAGTTCTTCGCCGTGTTGGGCGAGCTGCACATCGCCCTCAACACGTTGGAGTCCCCCGTCTTCTTCTTCCAGCACCCCCGGCCGGAGGAGTTGGTGCGCGCGCTGGAGCAGGACATCCCTGGCCCGCGCATCTCCCCGGCGGTCCCCAAGGATCGCGCCACCCGCGCGGCCATCGTGCCCTTCAACCGCAACGCGTTGGAGTTCGTCTTCGACACGACCCGCTCGTGGCGTCCATCCTCCCAGGTGCTGTCGGTGGGCACGCTGGTGGTGGAGCGGGTGGAGGGGCAGCTCCAGGTGCGCACGCGCGATGGGAGCTGGCGGTGCCACGTGCTGGAGTTCTATGACTGGCTGCTCAGCATCCAGTTCGCGGGGGAGATGCACCTGTTGCCCCCCCAGACCCACTCCCCGCGGGTGACCATCGACGACATGGTGGTGAGCCGGGAGACGTGGCACTTCACCACCGCGCGGCTGCCCTTCCTGCGGCTCCACGATCCAACGACGCGGTTCCTGGAAGCGCGGCGCTGGGCCCAGCAGCACGGCCTGCCGGATCGGGTCTTCTACAAGACGACCAACGAGCGCAAGCCCTTCTTCCTGGACCTCACCAGCCCCCTGTCGCTCAAGTCCTTCGTCACGATGGCCCGGGCTTCCGAGGACGTGGTCATCACCGAGATGCTGCCGACCACGGAGCAGCTCTGGCTCACGGACGCGCGGGGGCAGTCCTATACGAGCGAGCTGCGCATGGTCATGGTGGACGGACAGCCCTGGCGCCCAGGTTAG